The nucleotide window CGACCGGTAGTTGATCGGGAGTAACTGAGGATGACGGATAGCGACGGATGGCGACCGATAGTGGCGCGTTAGTTTCACCCGCGGAATCGGGGCGCTGACGGCGCAAAATCGGGAGACGAGAGCGGCTCCGGTGTCGTCACCGCCGTTTCACTTCCGTCGCGGGGGTACGGGTCGGGGTTTTCCCGGAAGCCGTCGAACCCGGTGACATGTTCGATCAGACACCGAACCGACCCGAGCCGGCGAGCGACCTGCCGACCCTGGAGCCTGGGGTGACGGTCCTGCGCCCGCCCGCCCCGCGCTCGACGGCGCTCCACCGACTCGTCGCGGACGCCCTCCTCGGGGAGTCCGGGCCGGTCTACTGGGTGGACGCGCGAAACGCGGCGAACACGCACGCGCTGTACGACGCCGCGCCGTCCCGCCGGTCGCTCGCCGGACTCATGGTGGCCCGGGCGTTCACCGCCTACCAGCACCACGAACTGGTCCGCGGGCTCCCGCGGAACGCGCGGCCGGGAACGCGCCTCGTCGTCGTCCCGAACGCCGCCGCGCTGTACCGTGACGGCGACGTGCCCGGGGCCGAGGCCGCACGCCTGCTCGACGCGAGCCTGAGCGTCCTGACGGAACTTGCGGACGCGCTCGACTGCCCCGTACTGCTCACCGCGACCGGCGACGACGAGCGCGCCGAGCGCGTCGTCGACGCCGCGGACGTCGTGGTCGACTGCGAACGGACCCGCCTCGGGCTGACGTTCGACGCGCCGGGCTTCACGCACTCCGGCTACTACCGAGACGGCTACTGGCAGACGACGGTGCCGTACTGGGTGGACCTGCTCGGCCGCGTCGTCCTGCGAGACCCCGAGGTGGCGACGGAGGTGCACGCGTGAGCCCGGATCGGGAGTCGTTCGGCTCGCTCGGGGAGGTGCGCCGCTGATGGGTCGGACGAACCCCACCTACCGGAACTTCCTCGAATCGTACGAGTCCGACTGGGCGCCGTTCCGTCGCGCGCTCCGCCGGCAGTACCGGGGCGACTTCGACCGGCTGTTCGAGCGGGCGGCCGAGCACGCCGCGGCCGCCGGGGTACAGAACCCCCCCGACCCGACGGAGTCGCTCCTGCTCTCGCTGCTGGTCGCCCACGAGGCCGAACTCCGGCGGCTCCGCGAGCGGGTGGAGTCGCTCGAATCCGCCGCGGAACCGGCCCCCGCGTCGGCGCCGGAGACCGACCGGACGTGACCGTCACCGTCGACTTCCGCGACGGCGACGCCGTCGTCTGGACGCGGAGCCCAAACGGCCTCGAACGGGAGCGGGTGGCCGACTACGAGCCGTCGCTGTTCGTCGCCGGGCCCGCGGACGCCCGCGACCACCTCGCGACGTGGCTCGGCGGCGACGACCGGGTGACCGGGACCGGGACGGCCGAGCGATACCGCTCGCTCGCGGCGCGCGAACCGACGTCGATGCTCCGGGTCGACCTCGGGCACCCCGAGTCCGCCGGCCCGGTCGCGCGGCGGGTTCGGCGGGAGTTCGAGGCGGCCAACCACCCGCCGGGGACGCTCCGACTGTACGACGTCGACCTCTCCCCCGGGTTCCGCTTCCACCTCGACACCGGACGGAACCCCTCCCCCGAGGGGGACCTCGTGTCGCTCCGCGTCGACCTGGCCGAACCGGCGCTCTCCGCCGAAGACGCCAGCGGCCTGCGGGTCGGGGGCGAACCCCTCGCGGACGACGAGCGGGACGCCGTCGAGGCCCTGTCGGCCCGCCTGGCCGCGACCGACCCGGACCTGCTCGTCCTGTCGAGCGCGGACGCCGTCCCGGTCGTGAGCGGGCGGGCCGAGGCGCTCGGGGTGCCGTTCTCGTGGGGACGGGACCTGGACGGAGACGTACCGGGTCCGAGAGAACCGGACGTGGACGGACCGGACACGGACGGGCGCGACTGGCGGAAGTTGGCTGGGGAGAACACCTTCGAGAGCTACGGTCGGGTCGGTCACTCGCCGGCCCGGTACTCGATCCCCGGACGGGCCATCCTCGACTGCTCGAACAGTTTCATGTGGGGAAAGGCGGGGCTGGAGGGACTGCTGTACCTCGTCGAGCGGTCGTGGCGACCCGTCCAGGAGGCCGGCAGGGCGAGCATCGGGAGCATCCTCACGTCGATGCAGATCCGGCACGCCCGGGCGCGGTACGTCCCCGCGCCGTGGCGACCGTGGGAGCCGGAGCAGTTCAAGCCGATGCGGACGCTCCACGACGCCGACCGCGGCGGGGTGACGCTCGGCCCCCGCGTCGGCTACTACGAGGACGTCGTCGAACTCGACTTCGCCTCGCTGTACCCGGCGATCATCTGCGAGCACAACATAAGCGCGGAGACGGTGCGGTGCGACTGCTGCGACCGGGCGGACGTGCCGGGGATCGGTTACAGCATCTGCGACCGCGAGGGGTTCCTCCCGAACGTCCTCGACCGGCTCCTCCGTGACCGCGCGGGCTTCAAGGAGGACGCGGCCGGGGGCGACGAGGCGGCCGCCGCAAGGTCGGACGCCATCAAGTGGGTGCTCGTCTCGTGTTTCGGCTACCAGGGCTATCGGAACGCGAAGTTCGGCCGCATCGAGTGCCACGAGGCCATCAACGCCATCGCGCGTGACACCCTGCTCGACGCCAAGGAGGCGTTGGGGACCGGCGGCTGGGAGGTGCTTCACGCCATCGTCGACAGCGTCTGGGTGCGGGAGCGGGCCGCCGACTCGACGCCGCCCGAGGAGCTGGCCGCGGACGTGACCGCGATCGCGGACATCCCGCTGGAACTGGAGGCGACGTACGACTGGGTGTGTTTCGTCCCGAAGCGCGACTCGAACGCCGGCGCGCTGACGAAGTACTTCGGGCGGCGGCGGGACGGCTCGTACAAGTTCCGCGGCATCGAGTGCCGCCAGCGGAGCACGCCCGCGT belongs to Halorarum halophilum and includes:
- a CDS encoding P-loop NTPase family protein, whose protein sequence is MFDQTPNRPEPASDLPTLEPGVTVLRPPAPRSTALHRLVADALLGESGPVYWVDARNAANTHALYDAAPSRRSLAGLMVARAFTAYQHHELVRGLPRNARPGTRLVVVPNAAALYRDGDVPGAEAARLLDASLSVLTELADALDCPVLLTATGDDERAERVVDAADVVVDCERTRLGLTFDAPGFTHSGYYRDGYWQTTVPYWVDLLGRVVLRDPEVATEVHA
- a CDS encoding type B DNA-directed DNA polymerase, which translates into the protein MTVTVDFRDGDAVVWTRSPNGLERERVADYEPSLFVAGPADARDHLATWLGGDDRVTGTGTAERYRSLAAREPTSMLRVDLGHPESAGPVARRVRREFEAANHPPGTLRLYDVDLSPGFRFHLDTGRNPSPEGDLVSLRVDLAEPALSAEDASGLRVGGEPLADDERDAVEALSARLAATDPDLLVLSSADAVPVVSGRAEALGVPFSWGRDLDGDVPGPREPDVDGPDTDGRDWRKLAGENTFESYGRVGHSPARYSIPGRAILDCSNSFMWGKAGLEGLLYLVERSWRPVQEAGRASIGSILTSMQIRHARARYVPAPWRPWEPEQFKPMRTLHDADRGGVTLGPRVGYYEDVVELDFASLYPAIICEHNISAETVRCDCCDRADVPGIGYSICDREGFLPNVLDRLLRDRAGFKEDAAGGDEAAAARSDAIKWVLVSCFGYQGYRNAKFGRIECHEAINAIARDTLLDAKEALGTGGWEVLHAIVDSVWVRERAADSTPPEELAADVTAIADIPLELEATYDWVCFVPKRDSNAGALTKYFGRRRDGSYKFRGIECRQRSTPAFVADAQRDLIEAFDADRSPETVRDRLAGHLRRLERGDVDPADLVVTTRATKAPGEYRRDTLTAAALDRSSAAGVERSAGQSVQYVVVDDAARGRGRVRLPFEEFDGYDEGYYRDLLVRAAVSVVSPLGWDRSRLERELSAERDARLGSFGVRG